The Mesorhizobium sp. AR02 genomic interval CGCCTGGTCAAGTTGGTTGTAATATTCCGAGATAAAGACCGACGTCGCAGTGACATGAAGGAAAGGGACCGAGGTCCTACACCAAGCGCGATTGTAAAGTACCTCCTCGAGGCGGAACTCGCTTAGCATGATCGCTCCTCCTGAGCTCGCCCTGTCACGCGACTAAAGGGCCTAGTCGCTCGTTTAGGATGTCCTGACGCCGGCCAACCGAGGGCCTGGTCCGCTTGCATAATGAACACCTGTTGGTGCTTCTGAAGAGAGACTCTTCGACACGCCTTTCATGCTGAGATACCGTTCGATCCATTCCTCAGTAACCTCGTCTGCCTGCCGCCTTAGGCGCGAGCGGATCTGTCCTAGTTTCGTATCTTCGATTCCGAGATGCTGCAGAACCCGCTCGACCGCTTCGACGTGATTGTTGCAAAACTCTTCATAGACAAGAACAAGCGGGTCAATATCATGCTCGTCGAAATATCGTTGCCAGCATGCCTCATGACGCAGCAGAAGGCGCTCCAGCTGTAAAATGCGTTCGAAATCAAAATCCGGTACTGGAGCGATCGTGGGGGAAATCCCTGGTATATCCCACCAAACGCCCGTTCGAGTAGCGCGGTAGTAGGAGACGGCCTGTCGGACTTTATCTCGCCGGGTCAGCCAGATGTATTTCAATTTCGGAAAACGCCGAGCCATCAACAGCGCAACAGGTAGCTCTCCGGGCTGTCGATGGGATATGATCCGTGGTGCATGCTCGAATTGATACCAATGTAATTTTGCACCAAAGACGCGGTTCTTGGTCATACCCTTGCGTATGATGCGGTTGACAGCTGACTGTAGAGCGTCACTCTTCATAGCTGAAAAGAGTTGCGGCTCGAAGTATTCGCGTGGACGTCCGGCCACACCTGTCTTCTCAAGGGACTCTGCTAGAAGCCAACTGCCCGAACGAGGCAGCGTACAGATGAAATAGCTTGCGTCCGGCGTCACAACTTACTTCCTTATTCAGGCCGTTGAGATCTTTTGTGCATACAGGGACAGAAATGCAGGCGCGAAGGTCTGAACGTGCTCCTCGATCCGCGGCCCGTCGGGTTGACCGTGCGCCTTCCGCTCGGCGAAGTGACGGATACTGAAGCCGGCGTCGCACAATCCGCCGATTAGGGCAGTATGTGTGTGAAGGTAATGGATACACTCCGCGCTTTGTCCATCGACCGTGGACTG includes:
- a CDS encoding Stf0 sulfotransferase family protein; its protein translation is MTPDASYFICTLPRSGSWLLAESLEKTGVAGRPREYFEPQLFSAMKSDALQSAVNRIIRKGMTKNRVFGAKLHWYQFEHAPRIISHRQPGELPVALLMARRFPKLKYIWLTRRDKVRQAVSYYRATRTGVWWDIPGISPTIAPVPDFDFERILQLERLLLRHEACWQRYFDEHDIDPLVLVYEEFCNNHVEAVERVLQHLGIEDTKLGQIRSRLRRQADEVTEEWIERYLSMKGVSKSLSSEAPTGVHYASGPGPRLAGVRTS